In a single window of the Pseudomonadota bacterium genome:
- a CDS encoding peroxiredoxin → MLSPGTQAPDFTLPDHEGKDVTLSTLLSDGPLILYFYPADFTPGCTREACSLRDLNDDLVAANLRVVGVSPQDSDSHARFREQHQLPFTLLADTRKQVAGLYDVKGPLGLIVRRATFLIRADGTIEDAVLADLSVDRHEAFVKRAIEAGATGT, encoded by the coding sequence ATGCTTTCGCCCGGTACCCAGGCCCCGGATTTCACCCTGCCAGATCACGAAGGCAAGGACGTGACCTTGTCGACGCTGCTCAGCGATGGACCGCTGATCCTCTACTTCTACCCGGCGGATTTCACGCCGGGGTGCACCCGCGAGGCGTGCAGCTTGCGCGATCTGAACGACGATCTGGTGGCCGCCAACCTACGTGTGGTCGGCGTCAGCCCCCAGGACAGCGACTCCCACGCGCGCTTTCGCGAGCAGCACCAACTGCCCTTCACCCTCCTCGCGGATACGCGCAAGCAGGTGGCAGGGCTGTATGACGTGAAGGGACCGCTCGGACTGATCGTGCGCCGGGCCACGTTCCTCATTCGCGCCGACGGCACGATCGAGGATGCGGTGCTGGCCGACCTCAGCGTCGACCGTCACGAGGCCTTCGTGAAGCGCGCGATCGAGGCCGGTGCCACCGGCACCTGA
- a CDS encoding fasciclin domain-containing protein — protein sequence MRNALTKFLAGFIAFAAISGSALAGHHEKGEMAAEKDIVATAVANGNFKTLAAALKAAGLVDTLRGEGPFTVFAPTDAAFAKLPEGTVAELLKPENKKKLIAVLTYHVVPGKVMAKQAVKLDSAETVNGNSLTLKVMGEKLHVDNATVVAADVEASNGVIHVIDTVVLPNAR from the coding sequence ATGCGAAACGCACTGACCAAGTTCCTCGCTGGCTTCATTGCCTTTGCTGCTATCTCCGGTTCCGCTCTCGCTGGCCACCACGAGAAGGGTGAGATGGCTGCCGAGAAGGACATCGTTGCAACGGCGGTCGCCAACGGTAACTTCAAGACGCTGGCCGCTGCGCTGAAGGCTGCCGGTCTGGTCGACACGCTGCGTGGCGAAGGCCCCTTCACCGTGTTCGCACCCACCGACGCTGCCTTTGCCAAGCTGCCCGAAGGCACCGTGGCTGAGCTGCTCAAGCCCGAGAACAAGAAAAAGCTGATCGCCGTGCTCACCTACCACGTGGTGCCGGGCAAGGTGATGGCCAAGCAGGCCGTCAAGCTGGACTCCGCTGAGACCGTGAACGGCAACTCCCTCACCCTGAAGGTGATGGGCGAGAAGCTGCACGTCGACAACGCCACCGTGGTGGCTGCCGACGTCGAAGCCTCCAACGGCGTGATCCACGTGATCGACACCGTGGTGCTGCCGAACGCTCGCTAA
- the trmH gene encoding tRNA (guanosine(18)-2'-O)-methyltransferase TrmH, with amino-acid sequence MTPERLARLRHALNRRQPDLTVVMDRTQKSHNIAAVMRTADAVGLHRIHAVSVDGIRSHHMISAGVRKWVRVQRHQTLTQCFDTLRADGFTLLTAHRSEQSIDYRDVDYTQPIAVVLGSELYGVAPQTLAEATQCVAVPMEGLTESLNVSVAAALLLFEARRQREAAGLYDGPSRLPAEQYIKTLFEWAYPHIARRCNERALPYPPLREDGQMAHNPLDPPASAGREAPPPPSPEE; translated from the coding sequence TTGACCCCGGAGCGACTCGCGCGCCTGCGCCATGCCCTGAATCGGCGCCAACCCGACCTCACGGTGGTGATGGACCGCACCCAGAAGAGTCACAACATCGCGGCGGTGATGCGCACGGCGGATGCGGTCGGGTTGCATCGGATCCACGCCGTCTCCGTGGACGGGATTCGCTCCCACCACATGATCTCCGCGGGCGTGCGCAAATGGGTGCGCGTACAGCGTCACCAGACACTCACCCAGTGCTTCGATACGCTGCGCGCGGATGGCTTCACCCTGCTCACGGCCCATCGCAGCGAGCAGTCGATCGACTACCGCGACGTGGACTACACCCAGCCCATCGCCGTGGTCCTCGGCAGCGAACTCTACGGCGTGGCCCCGCAGACCCTGGCCGAGGCCACCCAGTGCGTCGCGGTGCCGATGGAGGGACTCACGGAGTCCTTGAATGTGTCCGTCGCGGCCGCATTACTGTTGTTCGAGGCCCGCCGCCAACGCGAGGCCGCCGGCCTGTACGACGGCCCCAGTCGCTTGCCTGCAGAGCAGTACATCAAAACCCTGTTCGAGTGGGCCTATCCGCATATCGCGAGGCGCTGCAACGAGCGCGCCCTGCCCTACCCGCCGCTGCGTGAGGACGGTCAGATGGCCCACAACCCCCTGGATCCGCCCGCGAGCGCCGGCCGAGAGGCACCGCCGCCCCCCTCCCCCGAGGAGTGA